Sequence from the Papilio machaon chromosome 26, ilPapMach1.1, whole genome shotgun sequence genome:
tacactatagaaatcttattattataaatctatttttaaattctagtcTTTGATTGGAAAAATACTTAAGACTATTTGATCAATGGtaaaaatacacatatttaaagagaacaataaaaaatttatacccATATCCATCTGTCCATTCAAAGTTATCTATTAGTGACCAGTATGTATATCCAAAAACTTTTGCTCCATCCACCCAAATAGATAAAAGAACCTGCAAAATTACACACAGAAGTAAATCatgaaagaataaaatacataactaTAATAGCACAGTAGTAGTACTCTCCCCATTCCCATCATTTTCTCATAAGAAAATGATTTGACGAGGGAGGGGATGAAGTCATGTAACATCAGGTAACTCGTTTGCcatcatcttactaatataaatgcgaaagtttgtatggatggatgtttattagatgGTATCTCCTGAGCGGCtccatggatctcgctgaaatttgacaaagaTGTAGACAGTAGTTTGGAAaaacacatgggctactaattaagttattttttaattcagtgctaacggagtcgcgggcgatagctagtattccataaaaataagaaaaaaaacgactAAAATACACTGAAGTAAACGGAAAAAATCGTAGTGGCATGAATGCGTTAAGTTTTTTACCTGTTCCAAATAATCTTTGATAAATTTGATCCTGTCAGGATCATCAAGTTTATGTCCCGATGTCGAATATCCGTTCTCAGTGATCAAGAAGGGAAGGTCGCCGTATTCCTTTCTCAGCCAGGCTATCATGCGTCGCATTCCTTCAGGATATATCTGAAAGGcgtataaaaataactcaGATCCATGTAGATATAAAAGGAGCCTTATTGACCatcgtaatttatatttggtaGAGTGAAGTAAatgctgtaaaataaaataaataaataaacagaagTAGATTACATTGAGGGTATTGCTGACAGATTAAAtaatagcgccatctactATTGTTTAAATGGAACTTAATTGTAGCCATGATAAAAATTTGCTCTCACTTGGCATTCACGAGTGATCGACGACGCATGGGCGCCACGATAGGGGTAAAGTACCACTGTTACAGGGAAAAAGAATTTATACACTATTAACTAGGGTAGTAGTAGATACGTATAACTTACAAGCATCATATCCGAGGCTCCCGAAGGCCAGCTTGGATCGGAGACCAGTACAGCGTTGAGCTCCGGTGATCCTGTTAGGTACCAAAAACCGGGATCCTCGCCCGGCTGGGCGGGGCGGATCAGACGCGTCGTATAGTGGTTAAACGCGCAGAAATCATACGACCCTGTCATAGAAGAATTAGTTATTACTAATCTGTAGTGGAAGAAAGAAACTGAcaagtagtttttgaattatccatgttatattttttctatggCGTCGCGGCTCGCCACCCCTCACGTTCAATCTCCTGAAATGGCGTAAAGTGGATTGCAGAGTTTCATTTGGCCACGCCAAATAGATGTTcgtaatctctgcctacccctctgggttacataCGTGAGTTGTTCAGTGTAGGAAGGGAGATTAGGTAGATATTCCTTTTTTGTATGTTCTCTCTCTTattaaggtaggcaacgtatctgcaaccTTCTCTCTTTGCACTTcgctatttttagccgacttcaaaaagaaggaggttatcaattcgactgttttttttttaaatagtataatCAGTTTGTGGTTCGCTTCTTTGGCACCTTATACTATTAAATAcctcttattaatttaatttcttctttagTGAAGCGCGGCAATCTTGAGATGTTAAATCCTTGCTTTTTGCTGTAGTCTTCCATGACCTATTCAATGGACGGCGGCCAACCTCCTTTCTTGGAATATATGGGATGCGAGTAACGCCCTGCCTATACAgataaacaactttttttatagatatcgTCTTTATAACCAATCTTGTTTAATGGATCTAATGGATTGGAATGTTTTAActgtggtagacgccagcaacaacatctgttgcacgaattggtcagCTCGCCCGATGCAATgtcacgaccacacagaagacaagcgtcaagtggaagctgTTCCGCGTtatgtctgatgagtgtggtgccggaggcctaatttaagTCTTCTTGCCCTTCCCATCCTATTCTTTTAAGGAAAGCATGGAAAGGGGAAGATTTGatggggacgcatagaaaggggaaataCTCTTTACGATAGTCTACGTAAGAGCCATCGATATTTTCTTCCTTTGCTGTAATATATCGTTGATGAAGTAACTACAGGTGATTTAAATAACATGATCGTTCAAACTTACAGAGTGTTGCAAACCCAATTCTGCTAATTCTTCGTCAGCGGGTGTTAATGGTTCTATCCAAAGTAGATTATTAGCGAAAGATACTTTACCTACAAACCAAAAATATGGTTACTTTTAggcatactagctgtcgcccacgaatccgtccgcgcggaattaaaaaaaaaacattataagtagcctatgtgttcttcaagaatATGATCTACaactatgcaaaatttcatcgagatctgttgagccgtggagataccttcaaacaaacatccatccatccatctatagacgcaaccatacaatatttgtttcgaCGATTTATATTGTTGTGTACGAAGAGCCTAAGAGCCAAGAATACTCACCATGTTGCGAAGGTCGATAGTATTTCTCGTATATTCTGTAAGCTTTAGCGTGAGCGATAAGTATGTGCTTATTGCACAAATAAGTGCCGTAGATAGGTTCTTGAATACCAGGCGCTATAACACCACTGTTGTAGGCAAAGTCGCAAACTGATATAGCTTCGTTTATAGTTATCCAAGTCTTCACGCGATCGCCGAATAGAGAGAAGACGTAATTAGCATAATCGGCGAAGTAATCAGCTATCAATGGATTTGTCCAACcacctaaaaaaaattagaaactCTTGAATTCTCGATATGTGTACAGCTGATAACGAAGTCTGTTCTTAGATAACATAGAAAAAGAATGGCGCGGACGCCGCACGATTCTATTTTCTAGCGGTCGAGTGGTGATACCGCCATgtacagaccattccacaacgcggcacACACAGTACAGTACGCGGCAGTACGTTAGAAAGCTATCGGAACGATAACTTAAATACCTATATGAAATAGGCCCGCGCGGTTTCTAAGCAATTTAAAACCCGCGCGGTTCCTGCCGTGTCTGAACTGTGTCGTATATACTAGACGGCTGCAAATATGTAAACGGTAGCTGTATCTCTCCGTGTGGCGCCAACTTGTAGAtttcaacagtggtagacgccaacTACAACAATATCTTTTGCACGAATATggcggctcgcccggtgaaataccacacagaagacaggcgtgaagtagaAACAATTCCGTGTTTCCTCTGTTGAGTGTGACACCTTATTTTAGTCCCTTTTCCCTTTCTACCCTTGAGGAAAGGATAAGAAGGGGCAGAGGACTAGACGCATAGGAtgggaaaatattctctttttgtgtccccacctccgtcgattaaaggtaagcaacgcatctgcaaatgctGATATCTATGAGCAGCAGTCGatttgctatttcggcgaatcaggtggccgctcgctcgtttgcccacatattatataaacaatgtaatatagttattatgtTGATGTGTATCATAACTCATTAACTAACCTAGATCTTGTATAGGTTGCGGTAAGTCCCAATGGTATAGCGTTACTACAGGCTCAATTCCCTTCGCTAATAGTCCGTCGATCAGCTTATTGTAGTAGTTCTTACCATCttcacttttaatatttataaacccAGTTGGCAGTAGACGTGGCCATGATACTGAGaatctaaatttaaagcaaaaaatacatatacatacataaattaaaaaataaaaaccgtaTCTAAATGCAAAATTTTGATTCAATCTTTAACGTGAGTATCCATTgctgtacaaaaaatattattattattctcatttctgaaaatattaaaaaaaactcagacaaaaatatttttttggaaaaatgttCCGGCGTAGTACGGCTGAAGTCTGGATTaagaattcattaaaatggATTAATGAAGATtggattattaatttatttcaaatgtctTGGCGACTCCGAACATCACGCGAGTTGTTGCGGGGAACGCAATGTTAGGGCGTACAGGGATGCAGTGGAGGCGGCAGCAATCAGTGACCTTGAGCCTCTATTAAGATTGACGCGCCCTTTGTCTATATAGCCAGGGTGGACTGGTTGAGACCGGCTTGGTGAAGGGAAAGGCCGCCCTTGCCCACTACACCACACAATATGATGGCCATCAACTCGACCGTTGCATCGCGCGCGGACGGCTCGCCGTCACCTCGCGTGCCGCGTGCCTTATGCGAGTGCATGCCGCGGAGATAGCAAGGCGAGGCGGTGCGGCGGCGAGGAGTGGACGATTGTCCGTTAACCTTTAGTCATAAATAAAGTGTTTATCAGTTTATCTACTTTTTAATACCTATAAAAGTGAAGTCCTATATCACTGGCTATATCGATGTCTTGCTGCCAGTTGTGATAAGAGTCGGCCGCTACATCTccattttctttattctttaCTGCACCAGGATTGGTATGCACAAACCTATCCCAAATGCTCTCGCCTTTATCTATAAACGTAATCACAAGAACATTACTTACTAGTCGTCTATGGTAGAGCCCACAGCAGTATTAGCTGCACAACCGGCCCTCCCGACTGGCGCaatatcacgaccacacagaagacaggcatgaAGTATTTCCGCGTTTCATTTGATGAGTGTGccaaatgtcaaattttagcCCTCTTCCCTTTCCAACCCTTTTCtgataagaaaaggatgggtaGGGGAAGGGGATTTGGTTCTGGAGTGGACTTAAAGGGagggaaaatatcctctttttgtACTTTCCCTCTTCTACTCATACAGATGGGTAGGTTGCGTCTTAGCTATTTTGATCAAagcaggtggccgcttgcgcTTTTACCATCTTctattacaaagaaaatccTGTCGGATATGGTATAGTATATAACTATAGTTTGTAATTACTAAATCATATGtattttagccgacttcaaaaagaaggaggttatcaattcgactgatttttttttatgtgtgttaccgcgaaactccgcccctggtggtccgattttgataaaaattattttaatcgaaaggaagtgcttgcagatgggtccaatttttttttttaataactagaagactagtagattttaactaatataaacGTAATATATTACTTGAGTCTCTTACCACTAACGTTCCAAGCCCCTTCGATTTGATACGCAGCAGTAGCGGCGCCAAATATAAAACCAGAAGGAAATTCCCTTGGGTTTTTACACCAAACAGCACTTACTAATACACtgttaaagataaaaagaaaatgaagtcGCTGAAttcttacatttaaatcaataaatttcatttaaatcaatgATTCTCAAAGGTCCAGGTCGATCTTTTCAGGGTAAATGGATGATCTGGAGTATACTATAGCAGGAAATAAACAGGGTTCACAAGTTGAAACAAGGTTTCATTGAgtcaaatcaaattttaaaagactaAAAAAGATTGGAAATCTCTGTTTTGAATGCATTCGAAATACTTTTCCTGTAACTAAGGTGAAAGAATTTGACTCCGTACACATTatgaagattaattttatttgatataaaatttattgatggtattattttatgaaagaagtgataatatgttttataaatacttaagtaATAAACATGTATCTTATAATTACTGTAATCGTTTTATGATTCGCTTTCTGCGTCATAAGACTGCACAATCTTATAATGCgcatgtttggatggatagatggatatttgttagaactTATCTCTAGAATGGattaacggatctcgctgaaattgatgatggtatagatgtagaacacggtctggaagaacacatagcctatgATCCCGGAAATGTATATGGTTCCCGTGAGATACGTTTGATTAACACATTTATTCGATAACTATGCAACGGATCaacatgtaatatataaaattctcctgtcacagttttcgtcaccgtactcctccgaaacggcttgaccgattctcatgaaattttgtgagcatattcagtaggtctgagaatcggccaacatctatatttcataacccccccccccccatttttttttaactgcgcgcggactgagtcgcgggcgacagctagtatcttatAGAAATTTGGCTCAGGTATATAACATAGTCTTAAGTAACTCATtttccgacgttcttacggcgaaggaaaacatcgtgatgcaacctgcacatatctgagaagaaattcaatgatatgtgtgaagtcaacccgcacttggccagcgtggttgacgaTGGCCTGGTCACCCCAAACTTGGGGTAGAatccgagctcctcagtggaGACGtctagtgagctgatgatgaattaaCTCATATCATACTATAGCCTATATCACCCGGGTATAGTGTATCTtcacaacagtgaaagaatttttaaaatcgattcaatggtttcggagcctattaaatgcaaagaaacaattaaatttttctctttataatattagtacagatAATTGcgtatcatcatctccctggtcttttcccactcacgtggtgTCGGCCCACAAggtttataaaccttaaagttttagcTTAAGTATTTACAGCCGGCCGCCTGTCACCAACACTACTTGGGAGGTAATAATACATACAGATAATCgtgcatattaaaataaaaagaaaaaacaattattattttatattattattaaattatattgaaacaaacaataataaaaataaaaacacatacacacacacgcatACGCGCGTGAAAACACACACGTGCGCGCTCGCGCACTTGTACAAGCATACCGTATAAATAAGTACCTATTTAAGACTTAGATTAAGAGAAGGCACTACCTCCTGTAACACAGCCCCCCCCAACCTACCACAGGAAGCAGAGTCctaagaaattgtaaaatgttgtagatcaataattttttttattacatttttacaaataatctgTTGTAAcaccataaaaaaatatatagtcttTTTAAATCGTGAATTTTTAATCAGTCTTCACtatttttgcaatatattaatattaataaatgacttacgtaattaacataatgtctagacaacaaaaaaattgcatactaagatacaaaaaaactatataaaacatacctgAACACGgccgttttaaaataaaacatttttaaacaataattactataaattacaaattatcatatttttgcGAGTGGACTGCTTCCATTAAAAGTTACGGAAACACTGACAAAGGATACTGTTAACacacttatatatttaaggAAGATTTTGGAAgtttatcattatatttaaatctacatatatacatgataataaaatttaaaatgtgtgtatgtaatatcaaaaaaaaaacttatttcgtAAACACGATATTTGCGTTgctgatttttaaattttttgtctgCCTGTCCGCAAGGCcacctttattatattacgtcTAATCTCAAGAACGGTTGGACCGATTTTAATGGAACTTTGATGGGATGATAgctgattaataaaaaaactatttcagaTTCACACTCGTGTCtccttgtaaaaattaaaatttttgataaaaaaaattagaaataatctaacctttattaataaaaaaaaacgtgctttAGAATACATtctaaaacatgttttttttttggaaaaataaatagtaatgtaaaaaaggTAATGTAGATTGAAATTCGTTTTTCGATGTATATAAGTTTCGTGGTATACAAGTAAATTGAGCTCAATAGACTGAagagtaataaaattgatgtttgcatttttaaatgctCTTTTATCGCGTACAAAGCTATGATGATGACAAACGCAAGGAATCTCAaggaaacaatttttatatgataataaaCCTCTATTTTAAActactgtaatatttttcagatatcttaACGGCTCTTAAAACTTCGCGCGAGTCGCTGCGTAGAACACAACATTGTGTTTCGGTGTGAAGCGGGATGCGGGTGGAGGGCACTACGTAGCGACCCGATGACCTTGAGCCGCCAGGATATTTGAATAGACTTATACTATACCTTTAGCATTTTTGACTGTAGTTTGGGACTTActtgtatatgtatgtatcgTGGTACCCGCTTATTGTCATTGAattacttcatttaaatttaaaataacaggcGTAGTGAGGATATAATggatagcgccatctgttgggtgttatttaaaacaaagatttttaaaattttcaagaaAGCTGAATAATCttgaagttttatttcattaatttagaattttaattccTACGTCAACTTTATGTGATTTGTGCAGATGACTCCCAATAATACTCAAGGGAAGAAGACTAGCCAATTGACACCTCACTTAAAATCTGTTCAGTTGTTTAGGCTTTAGACCGTCACAATggaatatacatacatacagacactcatgtataaaaaaaaacttacatacgAGTTAAAATATTCCTCTCTTCTTCAGTCgggttataaataaagtaatgcagcaattgataaaaaaacacattggtacatagcgggtaCTAAATCCGGAcctgtattttaaattccggTGCATAACCTCTGCATCACCGACACTCTCaaaccttttattttaaaataaactaggTATCGCTCGCAACTTCATCCgcacggaaataaaaaaatcatagtaagtagcctatgtgttcttccactatgttttacatctatgcctatagatgtaaaacatagtctatatctatataccTATAGATCTGtagagccgttctagagataccttttaaaaaacaaacatccatctaaatattcgcatttataatattattaatttattggcCATCGAACTTAatggaataaaatgtaaatattaaccCAATTACCtgtgcaaaaaatatttaatttaaagcatCGCGATCTCtttaatctattttacattttcatttaattaaaattcagttGCCCTCATTTGCAGTATTcctgttacataaaaatttgcaCCTGGCAAGTAACTTAAGTTCCTCCCCTTGATGACTGTACGTACATAGTGaatgtagaaataaaattataactagggttaccaggtcgccaaacctactagccggacagaccagccagtttggccggacatttgggtagaaaggtcggacaccctatattattaggtacactctcgtttgggaaatgtaaaaagcctaacaaaatcctgaaaaccgtttattttggccggacacgcaatcaaaaagcctaccaatgtccggctttatccggacgtcTGGCAacactaattataattataattagtttcATTTTAGTTTGAAAATATGGTAAGAGCgttataatttagaaaaaaaactgctTGCAACATTTTAAGATGAATGACGTTTACAGAAGACGATTAGTTGCATCAGCGTAAAATTGCTAATATTCTGTGTGTAGGCGTCAAcccaaattaatattgttagaaATGTGTATGGACATTCACAATCACAATTTGTCGTCAGTTTTAGATATTTGTTATGCTTAAAATCTTcgatttacaatataaatacaaaattatcgtTATCGaagcttaaaatatttgaattaaaatacttgCAATGTCCGCTCTATTAGTTACGTTATATTTGAAGTAGAACCAAAGTATAATGCGACAAATTTATCTGGTCCGGTAAGAGAGGCGCTGGTTTCGCGGTTAATTCTGTGTAAAACCTACATAGGCAATATGTATAGAAAATTACGTAACTAAAAATACGACAAAACAGTTATAGTCACACTAGGACAGtgattattatcaaaaaagtaacataaaatatatattacagaCAAATATCTAAACTAGAACATATCgggtacatttaataatttccgaTGTCTAGCTGCAAAAGATTTCGATGACCGCCATCTTGGATATGAAAACATCATGGCGGCGATCGATATAAGGATTATAGGCAATGgtacataaaacaaaacagtaGAATAAAGTTCAGCCTTTGCGTTGTATTTATCAACATCCAAGGAATGACTTCTGATCACTTTAGCGTAGTATTTCGCTGAGGCTCGTGGTGTTCGTGTACGTTTTGGATCTGTCACGTTGACATCGTACAAGCCGAATTTGAcactgaaatgaaaaaaaaaaatgttacatttaattaattcgaacattaaagtattaatctatatctatatatataaaagaaagtcgtgttagtaacactatttataactcaagaacggctgaatcgatttgactgaaaattggtgggcaggtagcttagaaccaggcaaaggacataggatgatttttaccccgttttctattttttattccgcgcggacggagtcgcgggtaaaagctagttttattataaaataaggaaTTGTATAACTAAGAAATTCGGACTTATAAGAGATATTTGAgtcaaattgatattttaaatttagaaactagataattttcagtcaaataaataacagtaaGGAGtcatatatttcaattttccttttttttataccataagatggcaaacgagcaaacggacaactggattcgccgcaatagcgagacGACCGTtgtccatgg
This genomic interval carries:
- the LOC106718278 gene encoding myrosinase 1-like, whose protein sequence is MFYFKTAVFSVLVSAVWCKNPREFPSGFIFGAATAAYQIEGAWNVSDKGESIWDRFVHTNPGAVKNKENGDVAADSYHNWQQDIDIASDIGLHFYRFSVSWPRLLPTGFINIKSEDGKNYYNKLIDGLLAKGIEPVVTLYHWDLPQPIQDLGGWTNPLIADYFADYANYVFSLFGDRVKTWITINEAISVCDFAYNSGVIAPGIQEPIYGTYLCNKHILIAHAKAYRIYEKYYRPSQHGKVSFANNLLWIEPLTPADEELAELGLQHSAGRYSHPIYSKKGGWPPSIE